DNA sequence from the Streptomyces sp. NBC_01497 genome:
GCGAAGCGCCCGGCCGGCCGAGCACCCCGGCGAGTTGGCCGTACGAACGGGTCTCGCCGTAGGGGATGCGGGTGAGTTCGTCCCACACACGGCGCTGGAACTCCGTGCCGGCCAGGTGCAGGCGCAGGTCGAAGTCTCTCAACTCGCCCCGGAAGTAGGCCTCCAGCTGCCCGACGACCTCGGTGAACGGCCCCTCGGAGCGGCTGCCGAACGTCTCCTCGGGCGGCATGTGGCGGTGGTCGCTCATGTAGACGCCGCTCAGGGCGCCGTCCGTCGCCACCAGGGTCAGCGGCCCGAGCGGGCTGTCCATCAGGGTGTGCCGGCGTTCCATGTCCTCAACTCTCCTGAACTGCTGTGGT
Encoded proteins:
- a CDS encoding methylated-DNA--[protein]-cysteine S-methyltransferase, producing the protein MERRHTLMDSPLGPLTLVATDGALSGVYMSDHRHMPPEETFGSRSEGPFTEVVGQLEAYFRGELRDFDLRLHLAGTEFQRRVWDELTRIPYGETRSYGQLAGVLGRPGASRAVGLANGRNPVSIIVPCHRVVGSTGSLTGYGGGLANKRRLLTLEAGHAVAPDDALF